The Lycium barbarum isolate Lr01 chromosome 12, ASM1917538v2, whole genome shotgun sequence genome includes a region encoding these proteins:
- the LOC132625058 gene encoding putative receptor-like protein kinase At5g39000, with amino-acid sequence MLLSQLFILSIFMFIHQVIISATNIHENIAISCGASGNSPAPDGQVWVGDASFSSSLLQLRGKSIKSGVPHPAGMDPVPYKSARMSRHEFTYQFSVKPGQKFIRLHFKPASYKGFKKSKAIFTVKTDQHTLLSDFIPTLAADALGINYFKKEFCINVHESEALSITFVPSRNPSFLEDTYAFINAIEIVSMPAGLYFTPDGDQGVRVVGQKHRFYIDNTTALETIQRVNVGGNSISSLEDATMFRDWEDDSTYLIEVGAFSINRAIAIRYSSSATHIAPKEVYQTARSVGAYCHSNVCNLTWNIPLDLGFRYLVRLHFCEIEPAITNEGERNFTIVINNQNAEDEADVIKWSGGHGISVYRDYVAIMEGDRREGKHKLSIVLQPKFATTSNHSSAILNGLEVFKISNPDNNLGSVSPAHPVTSSTPEKSEQSVPFSTKNKIATVLTLIVTLINVAVYYVRCLSEMNSGKMNNRQSSGDHQCRQFSLDEMGRATNNFDPQLVIGHGGYGTVYKGNIDGGDTTVAVKRLKLGSSQGEIEFWTEIKMLSTLRHEHLLSLIGYCNEGHEMSLVYDYMPRGSLSDHLYKMDRRGHDDSSLSWEQRLKIAIGAARGLDFLHTSQNRVIHRDVKSSNILLDENWGSKISDFGLSKMGGNESATHVSTQVKGTFGYLDPEYYLTNRLTWKTDVYAFGVVLFEVLSGRPAVDIRLPEEQHGLVGWAKQCIKEGEVNKLIDQNLARPISSTCLKAFVGIAVKCLDDHPHERPPMSKVVKSLELALVFQQSAADGIISFDDTSTSQSKLEADRASIKEGRNGVDIAKRSASSRTKVKSKEKSLYIASLRWWDFLGLFPKAPPKPKASPTQPQGLRHFSLREMLKATKDFHESLKIGFLGADNAYVGFINGRSVAIRRTHTAESSLHMEMSPLPSHVNMVSLIGFCRNAAEMILVYDYAARGTLHDYLRDLDKNPLPWKQRLEICIGAAEGLNYFRSILKLTVLHCIFDSSYILLDENWVAKVSEVSWSKTKGINKAAAIQGYLDSDYLRDERLTEKSYVYSFGLVLFEMLCANEALDQWQDQGQVSLAQWIKTCSMTLTSNYIHPCLVGRISPDCFELFVNTAINCLHDEGNKRPSMSDIITSLKEALKLQEAAKIT; translated from the coding sequence ATGTTGCTCTCTCAGCTATTCATTCTCTCAATCTTTATGTTTATCCATCAAGTGATCATCTCTGCCACTAACATTCATGAAAACATTGCCATTTCATGTGGTGCTTCTGGCAATTCCCCTGCACCTGATGGACAAGTATGGGTTGGAGATGCAAGTTTCAGTTCTTCATTGCTACAGTTAAGGGGGAAATCTATAAAGTCAGGAGTCCCCCACCCAGCTGGCATGGATCCAGTTCCTTATAAGTCAGCTCGAATGTCTCGCCATGAGTTTACCTACCAGTTTTCAGTGAAACCGGGGCAGAAGTTCATACGCCTGCACTTCAAGCCAGCTTCATACAAAGGTTTCAAGAAGTCCAAAGCCATTTTTACAGTAAAAACCGATCAACATACCCTGCTCAGTGACTTCATCCCTACACTTGCTGCTGATGCTCTGGGCATAAACTATTTCAAAAAGGAATTTTGCATCAATGTACATGAAAGTGAAGCATTAAGCATAACATTCGTACCATCTCGAAATCCAAGCTTTTTGGAAGACACTTATGCTTTTATCAATGCAATCGAGATTGTTTCCATGCCTGCTGGTCTGTATTTCACACCAGATGGCGATCAGGGAGTCCGTGTTGTTGGACAAAAGCACAGATTCTACATTGACAACACCACAGCACTGGAGACAATTCAGCGAGTAAATGTTGGTGGAAACTCTATTTCATCCTTGGAAGATGCAACCATGTTCCGGGACTGGGAAGATGACTCTACTTACCTGATAGAAGTTGGTGCCTTTTCGATCAACAGAGCCATCGCAATCAGATATTCATCCTCAGCAACTCACATCGCACCAAAAGAAGTTTACCAAACGGCCAGGTCAGTGGGTGCATACTGCCATTCGAATGTCTGTAATCTCACATGGAACATTCCACTTGATTTGGGATTCAGATACCTTGTTAGGCTCCACTTTTGTGAAATTGAACCTGCGATAACAAATGAAGGTGAAAGGAATTTCACTATTGTCATAAACAATCAGAATGCTGAAGATGAAGCTGATGTGATCAAATGGAGTGGGGGACATGGAATTTCTGTATACAGAGACTATGTTGCCATTATGGAGGGTGACAGAAGGGAAGGTAAGCATAAACTTTCTATAGTTTTGCAGCCAAAGTTTGCTACAACCAGTAACCATAGTAGCGCCATCTTGAATGGGCTAGAAGTATTCAAGATAAGCAACCCTGACAATAATCTTGGCAGTGTGAGCCCTGCGCATCCTGTTACCAGTTCAACACCAGAGAAATCAGAGCAATCTGTGCCGTTTTCTACAAAGAATAAAATTGCAACTGTACTGACATTGATAGTCACTTTGATCAATGTCGCTGTTTATTACGTTAGGTGTCTTTCAGAGATGAACTCTGGAAAGATGAACAATAGACAATCTTCTGGAGACCATCAGTGTCGTCAGTTCTCGCTGGATGAGATGGGAAGAGCAACCAACAATTTTGATCCTCAGCTTGTCATTGGCCACGGTGGATATGGCACAGTATACAAAGGGAATATTGATGGTGGAGATACCACTGTAGCAGTTAAGCGATTAAAATTAGGATCTAGCCAGGGGGAGATTGAGTTTTGGACCGAAATCAAAATGCTATCTACGCTCCGCCATGAGCACCTTCTATCCCTAATTGGTTACTGCAATGAAGGTCATGAGATGTCATTAGTTTATGATTACATGCCTCGAGGATCACTTTCTGACCACCTATACAAAATGGACAGAAGGGGTCATGATGACTCCTCTCTGTCTTGGGAACAGCGGCTCAAAATTGCTATAGGTGCTGCACGTGGATTGGATTTCCTTCATACATCTCAAAATAGGGTTATACATCGCGATGTCAAAAGCTCAAACATTCTGTTGGATGAAAACTGGGGGAGTAAGATTTCAGATTTTGGGTTGTCCAAAATGGGAGGAAATGAATCAGCTACTCATGTTAGTACACAAGTCAAAGGCACATTTGGATACCTCGATCCGGAGTACTACCTGACTAATAGATTGACATGGAAAACTGATGTGTATGCTTTTGGAGTAGTACTCTTTGAAGTTCTCTCAGGAAGGCCGGCAGTCGATATAAGACTTCCTGAGGAACAACACGGACTTGTAGGATGGGCCAAGCAATGCATCAAGGAAGGAGAAGTTAATAAGCTTATTGACCAGAATCTGGCAAGGCCTATCTCATCAACTTGTTTGAAGGCGTTTGTAGGAATTGCTGTGAAATGCTTGGATGATCATCCACATGAACGGCCTCCAATGTCTAAAGTGGTGAAAAGCCTGGAATTAGCATTAGTTTTTCAGCAGAGTGCAGCTGATGGCATCATTTCATTTGATGACACATCAACATCTCAGTCAAAGCTTGAAGCAGATAGGGCATCCATCAAAGAGGGTCGTAATGGCGTTGATATAGCAAAAAGGAGTGCCAGTTCAAGGACAAAGGTAAAATCTAAGGAGAAAAGTCTTTATATTGCTTCACTAAGGTGGTGGGATTTTCTTGGCCTTTTTCCAAAAGCACCACCAAAGCCAAAAGCCTCACCAACACAGCCACAAGGACTTCGCCACTTCTCCCTCCGTGAGATGCTAAAGgctacaaaagatttccatgagAGTTTGAAAATAGGTTTTCTAGGAGCTGACAATGCATATGTAGGCTTCATAAATGGTCGAAGTGTTGCCATCAGACGGACACATACTGCAGAGTCAAGCCTTCACATGGAAATGAGTCCCTTGCCTAGCCATGTCAACATGGTGTCTCTGATTGGGTTTTGCAGAAATGCTGCGGAGATGATCCTTGTCTATGATTATGCAGCTAGAGGGACCCTACATGATTATCTCCGTGACCTTGATAAGAATCCTCTCCCATGGAAGCAGAGGCTTGAGATCTGCATTGGTGCTGCAGAGGGTTTGAACTATTTTCGGTCCATTCTGAAGCTAACAGTTCTTCATTGCATTTTCGACTCCTCCTATATTTTATTGGACGAGAATTGGGTAGCCAAAGTTTCAGAAGTTAGCTGGTCAAAAACAAAAGGGATCAATAAGGCGGCGgcaattcaaggatatttggatTCAGACTACTTACGAGATGAAAGATTGACAGAAAAATCATATGTATACTCATTTGGCTTGGTGTTGTTTGAAATGCTGTGTGCCAATGAAGCATTGGATCAATGGCAGGATCAGGGACAGGTCAGTCTAGCCCAATGGATTAAAACATGTTCTATGACTCTGACTTCTAATTATATTCACCCATGCTTGGTTGGAAGAATATCACCTGACTGCTTTGAGCTTTTTGTAAATACTGCAATTAACTGCCTGCACGACGAGGGTAACAAACGTCCATCAATGAGCGATATAATCACAAGTCTCAAAGAAGCACTCAAGCTGCAAGAGGCGGCTAAGATTACTTAG
- the LOC132624102 gene encoding uncharacterized protein At4g00950-like: MTVFPQFSSFRLLRDRRRRQGSFDSSASSETGQLSAFVLGKKKSESKSWWRRPIVKSKPGDTDECSFGFPSSTDSTDCVSLNNECTIKMATLERSGSFSGHSQTKTHIWATIYEGFKQVIPWKSKKSKKEALLG; encoded by the exons ATGACAGTGTTTCCACAG TTTTCTTCTTTCAGGTTATTGAGGGATCGACGTCGTAGACAAGGGTCTTTTGATAGTAGTGCTAGTTCAGAAACAGGACAACTCAGTGCATTTGTTCTTGGTAAGAAGAAATCTGAAAGCAAAAGCTGGTGGCGCCGACCTATTGTTAAAAGTAAACCTGGTGATACTGATGAGTGTAGTTTTGGGTTTCCATCTTCTACAGATTCAACAGATTGTGTTAGTCTTAATAATGAATGCACTATTAAAATGGCAACACTTGAGAGAAGTGGAAGCTTCTCAGGTCACTCCCAGACTAAGACTCACATTTGG GCAACTATATACGAGGGTTTCAAGCAGGTAATACCATGGAAGAGCAAAAAATCAAAGAAAGAAGCGCTTCTCGGCTAA